From the genome of Faecalibacterium prausnitzii:
TGAACGGAAGCGGTGTCGTGACCGGTGTTGCCACCGGCGCGACCTCCATCATCGTTTCCAACGGCAAGGTCTCTTCGTCGGTGACGGTCATCGTCAACCGCACGGCGTCTGCGTCCAGCAGCGGCACGGACAGCACCGGGGAGGGGACGGCTCCGGCGGAGACCGACCCCATCGTGGCCTCCATTGAGAATGCGGCCTCCGATACCATCTCCTACCCGCAGAGTCAGGTCCCGGTGTTGACCACCGCGATGCTGAACGCCCTGCGCACCACGGGCCGCACCCTCGTGCTGGAAGCGGAGGACTACACCCTGACCGTGGACGGCTCCACCATCCGCAACACCACCAGCGAGGTGAACACCGCGCTGACCTTTGCGCCCGACGAGTACGGCCTGCGCTTCACCCTGAACGAGGGCGAGGCCATGCCCTGCGGCGTGACCATCACCATGACCGGCGAAAATGCCGGGTACAGCCGCCTGTACCTGCACAACACCGTGAGCGGGAAGTGGCAGTTCCTCAACAGCTACAAGGACGGCGTGGCACATGCCGACGTGGCGGGCGAGTATCTGCTGACCAACCAGAATCTGCGCTTCACCAGCATCAACTGGACCTTCTTCATCGGTGCAGGCATCCTTGTGGTGGCCTGCCTCATCGCGTACGTCGCGGTCAAGAAGCGGTACTGGTTCTGGTAATTCCGCAGGGAATCAAAACAGAAAACGCAAAAAGCGATGGCCGTTTCGGGCCATCGCTTTTTTGCGTTGGAGAGTTTTGCTTTATAGTTTGAAATACCCCGCCGGTTCATCGTCCTGGCTGCGGTGCTCCATCAAAAAGGTATCGAGCCAGCGGCCATGGCAGTCCCGCGCAATGCGCTCGCGGCGGCCCACCAGGCGGAACCCGCATTTCAGGTGCAGACCTTTGGACGCTGCGTTGTCCTGCAAGACGGTGGATTGCAGCGTCCAGTAACCGGCCGCTTCGGCCTGCTGGCAAAGGGTGGTGAGCAGGTGATACCCCAGCCCCCGGCCCCGGAACCGTTCGCCGATGTAGATGCTGACCTCGGCCACGCCACGGTAGCACCAGCGGGGGTCGACCCGGTGCAGGGCCGTCCAGCCTGCCAGGACGCCATCGTCCTCCACCACAAGGCGGCATTCTTTGATGTGGGAGGCATCCCACGCGGGATAGGGCGGGCAGTCGGTCTGGAAGGTGGCGTGCTCGGTGGCGATGCCTTCCAGATAGATCTTGGATACTGCCGGCCAATCTTCCGGCGTCATGGGCCGGACTGTGATCTCATTCATACGTTCCTCTGAACGGAGCCGCAATGCTCCGCGATTCCTCAAAAATTCTTCCGATTCTTTCAGTATAGCAGACTTTCCGGCAAAGTACAATGTTTTTAGCCGGAAACTGCACACCTGCCCGGCAGTTGGCCGCCGGGTGCGGTGGCTTTGGGCAGGAGGTGGTCTTTTTTTATCCGAGATACCTTTTCGAAAACGGTCGGTTGTGCTACAATAGAAGAAAATTCTGGCTGCTTTCGCTCGTGCAGAGCGTGATGACAGCCCGGTTGGAGGAGACGTGCGCTCCGGGCCGGGGCAGCGTAAAGGAGAGTGCCGATGAAAAACATCCTGAGACGGCTGGCCGTGCTGTTCTGCCTGATGCTGGCACTGGCCCTGCCCGCCTTTGCCGAAGGGGAAAAGGGCGAAGCCAACATCACCTCGCAGACCACGATGAAGGAACTGCGCGAAAACCCCAGCATCAAGGGGTCGGGCATTTACACCTATGTATATGTCTGGGAGCGGGATTGTGGACTGCTGAAAAGCAGCAAAGACAACGATACG
Proteins encoded in this window:
- a CDS encoding GNAT family N-acetyltransferase; the encoded protein is MNEITVRPMTPEDWPAVSKIYLEGIATEHATFQTDCPPYPAWDASHIKECRLVVEDDGVLAGWTALHRVDPRWCYRGVAEVSIYIGERFRGRGLGYHLLTTLCQQAEAAGYWTLQSTVLQDNAASKGLHLKCGFRLVGRRERIARDCHGRWLDTFLMEHRSQDDEPAGYFKL